One region of Salvelinus sp. IW2-2015 linkage group LG1, ASM291031v2, whole genome shotgun sequence genomic DNA includes:
- the thumpd3 gene encoding tRNA (guanine(6)-N2)-methyltransferase THUMP3 — MSSQDSSEGQQCPLAVGVETSSQSASDGETDCEVITVTIGATVPTGFENTAAEEVQEKIGADATISKDRGRIYFQITTDKLSQVHNLRSVDNLFVVVEEYDNYQFKDSKEETLEDLQKLASKLPWTNALKVWKLNTSLKKKRGPHRRPQGPKGKGRRGRDFRDRGKANKDVVERDTMETVTAEIEKLQLEPQAPTTGQGGGVGETGSPDLENSPLGEQQEVEGQEPGPKVLKFRVTCSRAGDKHSFSSNEAARDFGGAVQDFFQWKADMTKFDIEVLLNIHNVEVVIGIALTEESLHRRNITHFGPTTLRSTLCYGMLRLSKPQASDVILDPMCGTGAIPLEGAIEWQQAFYLAGDNNDMAVSRTVNNICHIQKKRLDKSSTPGLPIDTVQWDLCHLPMRTNSVDIIITDMPFGKRMGSRKNNWDLYPPCLREMARVSRPGSGKAVILTQDKKCFQKAISRMGGLWRKHHTVWVNVGGLHAGVFLLKRTAGIFGQTPEDVREPLEEQPGKEKTAEEREKEVK, encoded by the exons ATGTCCTCACAAGACAGTAGTGAGGGGCAGCAGTGCCCCCTGGCGGTGGGTGTGGAAACAAGCAGCCAGTCTGCCAGTGATGGGGAGACAGACTGTGAGGTCATTACGGTCACCATTGGCGCAACAGTCCCCACAGGGTTTGAAAACACTGCTGCAGAGGAAGTCCAGGAGAAGATTGGGGCTGATGCAACAATAAGCAAGGACCGCGGTCGAATATACTTCCAAATAACCACAGATAAGCTCTCACAG GTCCATAATCTGAGGTCTGTGGACAACCTGTTTGTTGTGGTTGAAGAGTATGACAACTATCAGTTTAAAGACTCAAAG GAGGAGACATTGGAGGACTTGCAGAAGCTGGCCTCCAAGCTGCCATGGACCAACGCACTAAAGGTCTGGAAACTGAACACCTCTCTGAAGAAGAAGAGGGGACCCCATAGACGGCCCCAAGGTCCCAAGGGGAAGGGACGGAGAGGCAGAGATTTCAGAGATAGAGGCAAAGCCAACAAAGACGTTGTGGAGAGGGACACCATGGAGACTGTCACCGCAGAGATAGAGAAGCTGCAGCTGGAGCCTCAGGCACCAACTACAGGCcaagggggtggggtgggggagacCGGGTCACCTGACCTGGAGAACAGCCCCCTGGGTGAGCAGCAGGAGGTGGAGGGACAGGAGCCCGGGCCAAAGGTCCTTAAGTTTCGTGTGACGTGCAGCCGAGCAGGAGACAAGCACAGCTTCTCCTCCAACGAGGCCGCCAGGGACTTTGGTGGTGCCGTGCAAGACTTCTTCCAGTGGAAAGCAGACATGACCAAGTTTGATATCGAG gtcCTTCTGAACATACATAACGTTGAGGTGGTGATTGGCATTGCCCTGACAGAGGAGAGTCTCCACAGAAGAAACATCACCCATTTTGGACCCACCACGCTGCGCTCCACCCTGTGCTATGGCATGCTCAG ACTCTCTAAGCCTCAGGCATCTGATGTTATACTTGATCCCATGTGTGGAACTGGAGCAATACCTTTAGAG GGAGCCATTGAATGGCAGCAGGCATTCTACCTGGCCGGAGACAACAATGACATGGCAGTGAGCCGCACAGTCAACAACATCTGTCACATCCAGAAGAAGAGACTAGACAAGAGCAG tACGCCAGGGTTGCCCATAGACACAGTGCAGTGGGACCTGTGCCATCTACCCATGAGAACCAACTCAGTGGACATCATCATCACTGACATGCCCTTTGGGAAGAG AATGGGCTCCAGGAAGAACAACTGGGACCTGTACCCACCCTGTCTGAGAGAGATGGCCCGGGTGTCCAGACCAGGCTCAGGGAAGGCCGTCATCCTAACCCAGGATAAAAAATGCTTTCAAAAG GCCATATCGAGGATGGGAGGACTCTGGCGGAAGCACCACACTGTCTGGGTCAACGTAGGGGGCCTACACGCAGGGGTGTTCCTCCTCAAGCGCACAGCAGGGATCTTTGGCCAAACCCCAGAAGATGTCAGGGAACCCCTAGAAGAGCAACCAGGGAAGGAAAAAACAGCAGAGGAAAGGGAAAAGGAGGTTAAGTGA
- the LOC111966327 gene encoding uncharacterized protein, with protein sequence MPRLVSDVWKHFTPAINDDGKTMYMCNYCTKQYVKNATKLQVHLTKCKNATLYQSAQEPLFCHTMEDHSQKNADECLARAVYATGSPLMLSENVYWKRCFNVICPGYSPPNRDALSTHLLEAEFNRVQGKVKETIEKADSVAVVSEGWSNVQGDGIINYIVSTPLPLVLKTTDKKDNTHTSTHIADELKAVINDVGPQKVFAVVTDSAANMKAAWAQVEEAYPHITPIGCMVHGLNLLIKDIMSLQTMETLYKTAKQVVQDVRSKEEVSATYSNKNTKKNNSTLKLTCNIRWAGVVTMYSSLLKEKESLQEMARSQSVEIEISIRKILLDDVFWERVVRNLTLLSPIAFAIDQIEGEDAVLSDVLRLFADLKDKISTALPSALLLNTEETAVVRFLELCGEFCIKPIHAAAYMLDPKHIGKQILSGEQINSAYYVISTLSHHLNLDEGKVLASLAKFSTKQGLWNGDGIWQSCQHISPYTWWKGLCASEALSPIASVILQIPPTSAASLRLRAFFGKTKRKVGNSLTNNRVEKLVAIRANLNLFEPGTELGSSTQLQSDTKEEMDIKSESE encoded by the coding sequence ATGCCACGTTTAGTATCAGATGTGTGGAAGCATTTCACCCCAGCCATTAACGACGATGGGAAGACTATGTACATGTGCAACTACTGTACAAAGCAGTATGTAAAGAATGCCACAAAGTTGCAGGTGCATTTAACCAAATGCAAAAATGCAACATTATATCAAAGCGCACAAGAACCATTGTTCTGCCATACAATGGAAGACCATAGCCAGAAAAATGCTGATGAGTGCCTGGCTCGAGCTGTATATGCCACAGGCTCACCCCTCATGCTCAGTGAGAATGTGTACTGGAAGAGATGTTTCAATGTTATTTGCCCTGGATACTCTCCTCCGAACAGAGATGCTCTGTCTACTCATTTACTGGAAGCTGAGTTCAACAGAGTGCAAGGAAAGGTGAAGGAAACAATAGAGAAGGCAGACAGTGTTGCTGTTGTCTCCGAAGGGTGGTCAAATGTACAAGGTGATGGCATCATAAACTACATAGTCTCTACTCCTCTACCATTGGTTCTCAAGACAACAGACAaaaaggacaacacacacacaagcacgcacattGCTGATGAGCTGAAGGCTGTAATCAATGACGTTGGACCACAGAAGGTGTTTGCTGTTGTTACTGATAGTGCCGCAAACATGAAGGCTGCCTGGGCACAAGTGGAGGAGGCCTACCCTCACATTACACCTATTGGGTGCATGGTTCATGGGCTTAACCTACTCATCAAGGACATCATGAGTTTGCAAACAATGGAAACGCTATACAAGACAGCCAAGCAAGTTGTACAGGATGTCAGGAGCAAAGAGGAAGTGTCAGCAACATACAGcaataaaaatacaaagaaaaataacTCCACACTGAAGCTGACCTGCAACATTAGATGGGCTGGGGTTGTCACCATGTACAGCAGCCTTCTGAAAGAGAAGGAGTCTCTGCAAGAAATGGCAAGATCACAGTCTGTGGAAATTGAAATCTCCATCAGGAAAATACTGCTTGATGATgtgttttgggagagagtggttcGCAATCTTACGCTACTCTCACCAATCGCATTTGCCATTGATCAGATTGAAGGAGAGGATGCTGTCTTGTCAGATGTTCTCAGGCTTTTTGCTGATTTAAAAGACAAAATCAGCACAGCCCTCCCTTCAGCCTTGCTACTCAACACAGAGGAGACGGCAGTTGTTCGATTTCTGGAGCTGTGTGGAGAGTTTTGTATCAAGCCAATTCACGCAGCAGCATACATGCTGGATCCAAAGCATATTGGGAAACAAATACTTTCTGGAGAACAGATCAACAGCGCATACTATGTGATTTCTACCCTCTCACACCACCTCAATCttgatgagggcaaggttctggCAAGTCTGGCAAAGTTTTCTACCAAGCAAGGCCTTTGGAATGGGGATGGGATATGGCAATCATGCCAGCACATTTCTCCCTACACCTGGTGGAAGGGTCTCTGTGCATCTGAGGCCCTGTCACCCATCGCCTCTGTGATCCTTCagatcccaccaacatcagcagcTTCTTTGCGCCTCAGAGCATTCTTtgggaaaaccaaaagaaaggTGGGCAACAGTCTAACAAACAACAGAGTGGAGAAATTGGTGGCTATTAGGGCGAACCTTAACCTTTTTGAGCCAGGAACAGAACTAGGGTCCAGCACACAGCTTCAGAGTGACACAAAGGAGGAAATGGACATTAAATCAGAGTCTGAGTGA